In Capillimicrobium parvum, a genomic segment contains:
- a CDS encoding PEP-utilizing enzyme — protein sequence MTDTPDRFPHIFEVPTPPGAEGWREMYPYYLVSQDEVRDHEASVFWIQDKYHHAHPYYPFDTIAVEAWGFACGGYSTRVFAVPPVFGLDQRFVNGYLYFGAVPVTDPAQIEERARHFGERAGFYFANWDAMYEKWKEKAQVAITEMEAVTFVALPDLEPMSSVTEGLGRSRGYDALTAYSTLIDRFLLMHQYHFEMLNIGYGAYLTFFEFCKGAFPDISDQEVARMVAGLDVIAFRPDEELKKLARAAVELGVDEAFERDGTPEEIFAAMKDSDGGREWLQRFDDAKYPWFNFCSEYGFYHTQRAWIDDLAVPLRGIADYVVRARAGEDLLRPTERLRAEADAIAGKYRELFTSEDELAQFEQLLGLSRTVFPYIEDHNFYVEHWSHTIFWNKMRDLGDLLAHSGLLAARDDVFYLHRYEISEALFDVAESWAIGVAPRGSKRAQDKVARRKEIVETLRDWEAPPALGAPPEVINEPFIIMNYGVTTARVQEWLRGTTGEVRSLYGIAASPGVVEGPARVIRTEKELSQVQHGEILVSPTTAPSWASVFSRVSGVVSDAGGVMSHAAIVCREYGLPAVVGAGMATSVIETGQRIRIDGGTGTISLLDEDGGDGDRAPQTSGAAS from the coding sequence ATGACCGATACACCGGACCGGTTCCCCCACATCTTCGAGGTGCCGACGCCTCCGGGCGCCGAAGGGTGGCGCGAGATGTACCCGTACTACCTGGTGTCGCAGGACGAGGTTCGCGACCACGAGGCGAGCGTGTTCTGGATCCAGGACAAGTACCACCACGCGCACCCGTACTACCCCTTCGACACCATCGCCGTCGAAGCCTGGGGCTTCGCCTGCGGTGGCTACTCGACGCGCGTCTTCGCCGTCCCGCCGGTGTTCGGGCTCGACCAGCGCTTCGTCAACGGCTACCTCTACTTCGGCGCCGTCCCGGTCACCGACCCCGCCCAGATCGAAGAGCGCGCGCGGCATTTCGGCGAGCGCGCCGGCTTCTACTTCGCCAACTGGGATGCGATGTACGAGAAGTGGAAGGAGAAGGCGCAGGTCGCGATCACGGAGATGGAGGCGGTCACCTTCGTTGCGCTGCCCGACCTCGAGCCGATGTCGAGCGTGACCGAGGGGCTCGGGCGCAGCCGCGGCTACGACGCCCTCACGGCGTACAGCACGCTGATCGATCGCTTCCTGCTGATGCACCAGTACCACTTCGAGATGCTGAACATCGGCTACGGCGCGTACCTGACGTTCTTCGAGTTCTGCAAGGGCGCCTTCCCCGACATCTCCGACCAGGAGGTGGCGCGCATGGTGGCCGGGCTCGACGTCATCGCGTTCCGCCCCGACGAGGAGCTCAAGAAGCTGGCGCGCGCCGCGGTCGAGCTCGGGGTCGACGAGGCGTTCGAACGAGATGGCACGCCGGAGGAGATCTTCGCGGCGATGAAGGACAGCGACGGCGGCCGCGAGTGGCTCCAGCGCTTCGACGACGCCAAGTACCCGTGGTTCAACTTCTGCTCGGAGTACGGCTTCTACCACACGCAGCGCGCCTGGATCGACGATCTGGCCGTGCCGCTGCGGGGCATCGCCGACTACGTCGTGCGCGCGCGCGCCGGGGAGGACCTCCTGCGTCCGACCGAGCGCCTGCGGGCCGAGGCCGACGCCATCGCCGGGAAGTACCGGGAGCTGTTCACCAGCGAGGACGAGCTGGCGCAGTTCGAACAGCTGCTCGGGCTGTCGCGGACCGTCTTTCCCTACATCGAGGACCACAACTTCTACGTCGAGCACTGGTCGCACACGATCTTCTGGAACAAGATGCGCGATCTCGGCGACCTCCTGGCGCACAGCGGACTCCTGGCCGCGCGCGACGACGTCTTCTACCTGCACCGCTACGAGATCTCCGAAGCGCTGTTCGACGTGGCCGAGTCGTGGGCGATCGGCGTCGCTCCGCGCGGATCCAAGCGCGCGCAGGACAAGGTCGCGCGCCGCAAGGAGATCGTGGAGACGCTGCGCGACTGGGAGGCTCCGCCCGCCCTCGGCGCGCCGCCGGAGGTCATCAACGAGCCGTTCATCATCATGAACTACGGGGTCACCACCGCCCGCGTCCAGGAATGGCTGCGCGGCACCACGGGCGAGGTCCGCAGCCTGTACGGCATCGCGGCTTCGCCGGGCGTCGTGGAGGGCCCGGCCCGTGTGATCCGCACGGAGAAGGAGCTGTCGCAGGTGCAGCACGGCGAGATCCTCGTGTCGCCGACGACCGCTCCGTCGTGGGCCTCGGTGTTCTCGCGCGTGTCGGGCGTCGTGTCCGATGCCGGCGGGGTCATGTCCCACGCGGCCATCGTGTGCCGCGAATACGGGCTCCCGGCGGTCGTGGGCGCCGGCATGGCCACCTCGGTCATCGAGACGGGACAGCGCATCCGCATCGACGGAGGCACCGGGACCATCAGCCTCCTCGACGAGGACGGCGGCGACGGCGACCGTGCGCCGCAGACCTCAGGGGCGGCGTCGTGA
- a CDS encoding M20/M25/M40 family metallo-hydrolase, with product MDARARGGDRGRRRGAHRARPHGRARRGGQHDRALGGQRLRGAGDGGVASRHGAPRRSLRRGAGRPGRGRGRHAVEEHERRQAWVRELVERIAREERLEATIERHYAVAPVAMDPRVIAAIEAAAAEEGVPALRMFSGAGHDAMNVAPRAPAGMLFVPSRGGLSHTPREWTDAADCELGARVLARTLRALSAGAVV from the coding sequence GTGGACGCCCGAGCTCGCGGAGGCGACCGCGGCCGTCGCCGAGGAGCTCACCGGGCTCGGCCTCACGGTCGAGCACGACGAGGCGGGCAACATGATCGCGCGCTGGGAGGGCAGCGGCTCAGGGGCGCCGGTGATGGCGGCGTCGCATCTCGACACGGTGCCCCGCGGCGGTCGCTTCGACGGGGCGCTGGGCGTCCTGGCCGCGGTCGAGGCCGTCATGCCGTCGAGGAGCACGAGCGCCGGCAGGCCTGGGTGCGCGAGCTGGTCGAGCGGATCGCCCGGGAGGAGCGGCTGGAGGCGACGATCGAACGCCACTACGCCGTGGCGCCGGTCGCGATGGACCCCCGGGTGATCGCCGCGATCGAGGCCGCGGCCGCCGAGGAGGGCGTGCCGGCGCTGCGGATGTTCAGCGGGGCGGGGCACGACGCCATGAACGTGGCGCCGCGCGCCCCGGCCGGCATGCTCTTCGTGCCGAGCCGGGGCGGCCTCAGCCACACCCCGCGCGAGTGGACCGACGCGGCCGACTGCGAGCTCGGCGCCCGCGTGCTGGCGCGGACGCTGCGCGCGCTGTCGGCCGGCGCGGTGGTGTGA
- a CDS encoding acetyl-CoA carboxylase biotin carboxylase subunit, whose translation MTSLPRRLLVAQRGEIALRIIGACDALGIETVLAASAADLDSLPARRAGRTVCVGEAPATQSYLLADAMVHAALATGCDALHPGYGFLSENAGLARTCADEGLIFVGPSARHLVGFGDKVTARRLAGQAGVPLLPGRSVDGVGDALAVAEELGYPLLLKAAHGGGGKGIRIVRSQAELRESFPVAASEAVASFGDGRLYVERYVAAGKHLEVQIAGDRHATTIHLGERECSLQYGYQKLLEESPSPSLTPRERADLLACAVALGGEVGYDNLGTVEFLFDVQRRELFFLEVNPRIQVEHPVTEAVTGVDLVQEQIRIACGQPLSVAQRDVAFDGHAIECRVNAQIPTADGLLPRPGRIDRWEPPDLPGVRVDSHCFSSYLVPPYYDALLAKVIAHAGDRPAAIALMRDALDAFVVDGVPTTISLHQTVLAHPAFAAGEVTTSWLDEELADLLMETA comes from the coding sequence GTGACGTCCCTGCCCCGGCGCCTGCTCGTCGCTCAGCGTGGCGAGATCGCGCTGCGCATCATCGGGGCGTGCGACGCGCTCGGCATCGAGACGGTCCTCGCCGCATCCGCGGCGGACCTCGACAGCCTCCCGGCCCGGCGCGCCGGCCGGACGGTGTGCGTGGGCGAGGCGCCCGCGACGCAGAGCTATCTGCTGGCCGACGCCATGGTGCACGCCGCACTCGCCACCGGTTGCGATGCGCTGCACCCGGGCTACGGCTTCCTGTCGGAGAACGCGGGCCTGGCCCGCACGTGCGCGGACGAGGGCCTGATCTTCGTGGGCCCGAGCGCGCGCCACCTCGTCGGCTTCGGCGACAAGGTCACGGCGCGGCGGCTGGCCGGTCAGGCCGGCGTTCCGCTGCTGCCCGGCCGCAGCGTGGACGGGGTCGGCGACGCACTCGCGGTCGCCGAGGAGCTCGGCTACCCGCTGCTGCTGAAGGCGGCTCATGGGGGCGGGGGCAAGGGCATCCGCATCGTTCGCAGCCAGGCCGAGCTTCGCGAGTCGTTCCCGGTCGCCGCCTCGGAGGCGGTCGCCTCGTTCGGCGACGGCCGGCTCTACGTCGAGCGCTACGTCGCCGCCGGCAAGCACCTCGAGGTGCAGATCGCCGGCGATCGCCATGCAACCACGATCCACCTGGGTGAGCGCGAGTGCTCGCTCCAGTACGGCTATCAGAAGCTGCTGGAGGAGTCTCCCTCACCCAGTCTCACGCCGCGCGAGCGAGCGGACCTGCTGGCCTGTGCCGTCGCGCTCGGCGGCGAGGTGGGCTACGACAACCTCGGCACCGTGGAGTTCCTCTTCGACGTGCAGCGCCGCGAGCTCTTCTTCCTGGAGGTCAACCCGCGCATCCAGGTGGAGCACCCCGTCACCGAAGCGGTCACCGGCGTCGACCTGGTCCAGGAGCAGATCCGGATCGCGTGCGGGCAGCCGCTGAGCGTTGCGCAGCGCGACGTCGCCTTCGACGGTCACGCGATCGAATGCCGGGTCAACGCCCAGATCCCCACCGCCGACGGGCTCCTGCCGCGTCCGGGGCGCATCGACCGCTGGGAGCCGCCCGACCTTCCCGGGGTCCGCGTGGACTCGCACTGCTTCTCGTCCTATCTCGTCCCGCCGTACTACGACGCCCTGCTGGCCAAGGTCATCGCGCACGCCGGCGACCGTCCGGCGGCGATCGCGCTGATGCGCGACGCGCTGGACGCATTCGTCGTCGACGGCGTCCCGACCACCATCTCGCTGCACCAGACGGTCCTCGCGCATCCGGCGTTCGCCGCCGGCGAGGTGACCACCAGCTGGCTGGACGAGGAACTGGCCGACCTTCTGATGGAGACCGCATGA
- a CDS encoding HAD-IIA family hydrolase, with translation MPLIDGLPDVDGLIFDIDGTLVLGARPGGEGGRALPGALELVETLQSRDVPLVFCTNGSSQPPRRYVEHLRAAGFAVSARDCLTPPVVAARMIAAHVARPRALVIGGEGIEEPLEDGGVEIVAPERWPEANVVLVGHDRGLDAAKIEAACQAIWAGAAFFLTSDAPSFPARGGRAVGLSSVIGAGLAHVTGVRPRLTGKPSQAVMDAAAGMLGLDAGRVAVVGDDLALEIEMAKAAGAASVLTLTGTSTAEDVDRRSTVDRPDLVLEDLTHLLARLG, from the coding sequence GTGCCGCTGATCGACGGCCTGCCGGACGTGGACGGGCTGATCTTCGACATCGACGGCACGCTGGTTCTCGGTGCCCGGCCGGGCGGCGAAGGCGGTCGGGCCCTTCCCGGGGCGCTCGAGCTCGTCGAGACGCTCCAATCGCGCGACGTGCCGCTGGTCTTCTGCACGAACGGCAGCAGCCAGCCGCCCCGGCGGTACGTGGAGCACCTGCGCGCGGCGGGCTTCGCCGTCTCGGCGCGCGACTGCCTGACCCCGCCCGTGGTCGCCGCGCGGATGATCGCGGCGCACGTGGCGCGCCCTCGGGCGCTGGTCATCGGCGGCGAGGGCATCGAGGAACCGCTCGAGGACGGCGGGGTCGAGATCGTGGCGCCCGAGCGCTGGCCCGAGGCCAACGTCGTGCTCGTCGGTCACGATCGAGGTCTCGATGCCGCCAAGATCGAGGCGGCATGCCAGGCCATCTGGGCCGGTGCGGCGTTCTTCCTCACCTCGGACGCGCCGTCGTTTCCGGCGCGCGGCGGTCGCGCCGTCGGCCTCTCGAGCGTGATCGGCGCCGGGCTCGCCCATGTCACGGGCGTCCGGCCGCGGCTCACCGGCAAGCCGTCCCAGGCGGTGATGGACGCGGCGGCCGGGATGCTCGGGCTCGACGCCGGTCGGGTGGCGGTGGTCGGCGACGATCTCGCTCTGGAGATCGAGATGGCGAAGGCCGCGGGAGCGGCCTCGGTCCTGACCCTCACCGGCACCTCGACCGCTGAGGACGTCGATCGTCGCTCGACGGTTGACCGCCCGGACCTCGTGCTCGAAGACCTGACCCACCTGCTCGCGCGGTTGGGCTGA
- a CDS encoding hydantoinase/oxoprolinase family protein, with translation MLFAGIDIGGTFTDLALYDSGTDALVVHKLRSSPDDPSRALVEGIAELCALAQVGTDALDGVLHGTTIATNAVLEHRGAKTGLITTDGMRDVLHIGRHQRPEPYSVMQDVPWQDRPFVRRSERLTVPERIAPPRGDVVQALDEDAVRAAAAQLRDAGVEAVAVCFLFSYLDDAHEKRAAQLVRDAMPDAFVTTSADVSPQFREFERFNTTAMNAFVGPGTGRYLARLTQGLASRGVAAELLVMRSNGGVASAREAAERPVTLMLSGPAAGVLGAQWAAGLTGRRNLITFDMGGTSADIGIVADGMVTEASARDTQVAGYPLLVPMFDIETIGAGGGSIARLDAAGAFRVGPQSAGADPGPACYGRGGPDATITDAHLVLGRIDPERFLGGDMPLDPGAAAAAIDRLAAELGMSRLDTAAGVLRIANAQMARTIRGITVERGRDPRSFALVAFGGAGPLHAADLADMLEIPEVLIPPHPGITSATGLLTSELRYDLMSTVLMVQGAIDGARIDELFAQLTAILLERLQRDGADPDQVRVERSLDCRYVGQGYELRIPFDGHAFAEAALDRFHAVHEQEYGRALADPIEIVNVRVRAAGDRPRLTRIAVGGGDLASATIGEAASVWDVGGELADLPTRRLLRERLPIAEPIDGPAVIFQRDTTIVVPPSWRATADPGGPLLLSAVRTTQGGRR, from the coding sequence TTGCTGTTCGCAGGTATCGACATCGGTGGGACGTTCACGGACCTCGCGCTCTACGACTCCGGGACCGACGCGCTCGTCGTCCACAAGCTGCGCTCGAGCCCGGACGACCCGTCGCGCGCGCTCGTGGAGGGGATCGCCGAGCTGTGCGCGCTTGCGCAGGTCGGGACGGACGCGCTCGACGGGGTGCTGCACGGGACGACGATCGCGACGAACGCGGTGCTCGAGCACCGAGGGGCGAAGACCGGCCTGATCACCACCGACGGCATGCGCGACGTCCTGCACATCGGGCGCCACCAGCGCCCGGAGCCGTACTCGGTCATGCAGGACGTCCCGTGGCAGGACCGCCCGTTCGTCCGGCGCTCGGAGCGCCTCACCGTGCCGGAGCGCATCGCGCCGCCGCGCGGCGACGTGGTGCAGGCGCTCGACGAGGACGCCGTCCGGGCCGCCGCCGCCCAGCTGCGCGACGCCGGCGTCGAGGCCGTCGCCGTCTGCTTCCTGTTCTCCTACCTCGACGACGCCCACGAGAAGCGCGCGGCGCAGCTCGTCCGCGACGCGATGCCGGACGCCTTCGTGACGACCAGCGCGGACGTGAGCCCGCAGTTCCGCGAGTTCGAGCGTTTCAACACCACCGCGATGAACGCCTTCGTCGGACCGGGCACGGGCCGGTACCTCGCCCGCCTGACCCAAGGGCTCGCGAGCCGGGGCGTCGCCGCCGAGCTCCTCGTGATGCGCAGCAACGGCGGCGTCGCGAGCGCACGGGAGGCGGCCGAGCGGCCGGTCACGCTCATGCTCTCCGGCCCCGCCGCCGGCGTGCTCGGTGCGCAGTGGGCGGCCGGGCTGACCGGTCGCCGGAACCTCATCACCTTCGACATGGGCGGCACGAGCGCCGACATCGGGATCGTGGCCGACGGCATGGTGACCGAGGCCTCCGCGCGCGACACGCAGGTCGCCGGCTACCCGCTGCTCGTCCCCATGTTCGACATCGAGACGATCGGCGCGGGCGGCGGCTCGATCGCCCGCCTCGATGCCGCCGGCGCGTTCCGCGTCGGACCGCAGAGCGCCGGGGCCGACCCGGGGCCCGCGTGCTACGGCCGCGGCGGCCCCGACGCGACGATCACCGACGCGCATCTCGTCCTCGGGCGCATCGACCCCGAGCGGTTCCTCGGGGGCGACATGCCGCTCGACCCGGGGGCGGCCGCCGCGGCGATCGATCGCCTGGCCGCCGAGCTGGGCATGAGCCGGCTCGACACCGCCGCCGGCGTCCTGCGGATCGCCAACGCGCAGATGGCGCGGACGATCCGCGGGATCACCGTCGAGCGCGGCCGCGACCCGCGCAGCTTCGCGCTCGTCGCGTTCGGCGGGGCGGGGCCGCTGCACGCCGCCGATCTCGCCGACATGCTCGAGATCCCCGAGGTCCTCATCCCGCCGCACCCGGGCATCACGTCGGCGACCGGGCTGCTGACCTCCGAGCTGCGCTACGACCTCATGTCCACGGTGCTCATGGTCCAGGGCGCCATCGACGGGGCGCGGATCGACGAGCTCTTCGCGCAGCTCACCGCCATCCTGCTCGAGCGTCTGCAGCGCGACGGCGCCGACCCCGACCAGGTGCGGGTCGAGCGGTCGCTGGACTGCCGCTACGTCGGTCAGGGCTACGAGCTGCGCATCCCGTTCGACGGCCACGCGTTCGCGGAGGCGGCGCTCGACCGCTTCCACGCCGTCCACGAGCAGGAGTACGGCCGCGCGCTCGCCGACCCGATCGAGATCGTCAACGTCCGCGTGCGCGCCGCCGGGGATCGCCCGCGGCTCACGCGCATCGCCGTGGGCGGCGGCGATCTCGCGTCCGCGACGATCGGCGAGGCGGCGTCCGTCTGGGACGTCGGCGGCGAGCTCGCCGACCTGCCGACCCGGCGGCTGCTGCGAGAGCGCCTGCCGATCGCCGAGCCGATCGACGGCCCGGCGGTCATCTTCCAGCGCGACACGACGATCGTCGTGCCGCCGAGCTGGCGGGCGACCGCCGATCCCGGCGGCCCGCTGCTGCTGTCCGCCGTCCGCACGACCCAGGGAGGCCGACGATGA
- a CDS encoding PEP/pyruvate-binding domain-containing protein, whose amino-acid sequence MTGVEQVYALPFDAPLARERVHSGGKGAALADMIAAGLRVPPGFAVTVRACREALAAPQLGEAIAAAAGDAGDEAAAVAAADHVRALILDHEVPDRIRDAIVEAYRDLGAALGTENPAVAVRSSAVAEDGDAASFAGEYESYLWIRGEEEVVAAVRRCWASLFNRRAIVYVSEHGMDAAAAEMAVVVQLMVDARVAGVMFTVNPLSGDPSRISIEANWGLGLSVVGGEVTPDRYLVDRVNMTVCDRRIADKTEQYVAAARAGDDGNVELVAVPDEQRKAACLDDDEVLEIARLGVELHTHHGGAQDVEWALDARLPFPENVLLVQRRPVTVHGRRPSVAIAGQGVTDWIVANLTKDRR is encoded by the coding sequence ATGACCGGCGTCGAGCAGGTCTACGCGCTCCCCTTCGACGCGCCGCTCGCCCGCGAGCGCGTGCACTCGGGCGGCAAGGGCGCCGCGCTGGCGGACATGATCGCCGCCGGGCTGCGGGTGCCGCCGGGCTTCGCGGTGACGGTCCGGGCGTGCCGTGAGGCGCTTGCCGCGCCGCAGCTCGGCGAGGCCATCGCGGCAGCGGCCGGCGACGCCGGCGACGAGGCCGCCGCGGTCGCGGCCGCCGACCACGTACGAGCGCTCATCCTCGACCACGAGGTCCCCGATCGCATCCGCGACGCCATCGTCGAGGCGTATCGCGACCTCGGGGCTGCGCTCGGAACCGAGAACCCGGCGGTCGCCGTCCGCTCGAGCGCCGTGGCCGAGGACGGCGACGCGGCCAGCTTCGCCGGCGAGTACGAGAGCTACCTCTGGATCCGCGGGGAGGAGGAGGTCGTCGCCGCGGTGCGGCGGTGCTGGGCCAGCCTGTTCAACCGTCGCGCGATCGTCTACGTCAGCGAGCACGGGATGGACGCGGCCGCCGCCGAGATGGCGGTGGTCGTGCAGCTGATGGTCGATGCGCGGGTCGCGGGCGTCATGTTCACCGTCAACCCGCTCTCCGGCGATCCGTCGCGCATCTCGATCGAGGCCAACTGGGGTCTCGGCCTCTCCGTCGTCGGCGGTGAGGTGACGCCGGACCGCTATCTGGTCGACCGCGTCAACATGACCGTCTGCGACCGCCGGATCGCCGACAAGACCGAGCAGTACGTCGCGGCGGCGCGGGCCGGCGACGATGGCAACGTCGAGCTCGTTGCCGTCCCCGACGAGCAGCGGAAGGCGGCGTGCCTCGACGACGACGAGGTGCTCGAGATCGCCCGTCTCGGCGTCGAGCTGCACACCCACCACGGTGGCGCGCAGGACGTCGAGTGGGCGCTCGACGCCCGCCTGCCGTTTCCCGAGAACGTGCTGCTGGTCCAACGCCGGCCGGTGACGGTCCATGGCCGGCGCCCCAGCGTGGCGATCGCCGGACAGGGCGTCACCGACTGGATCGTCGCCAACCTCACCAAGGATCGCCGATGA
- the accB gene encoding acetyl-CoA carboxylase biotin carboxyl carrier protein, with product MSDDGDGGDELTGSDVDAILSLINTLDFDEVTVRQGALTLTVTKAGAPAAEAVPPDAMPAAPAPGPAAAAPAPPANVPAPAPDRRTTVSSPLLGTFYSRPEPGAEPFVAVGSQVDETTVVCIVEVMKMMNSVQAGVRGTIVECLVSDGELVEANGPLFAVEPAPAP from the coding sequence ATGAGCGACGACGGAGATGGCGGCGACGAGCTCACGGGTTCGGACGTCGACGCGATCCTGTCGCTGATCAACACGCTCGACTTCGACGAGGTCACGGTCCGTCAGGGCGCGCTGACGCTGACGGTGACCAAGGCCGGCGCGCCTGCGGCGGAGGCCGTGCCACCGGACGCGATGCCCGCCGCCCCCGCGCCCGGCCCGGCCGCCGCCGCGCCGGCGCCCCCCGCGAACGTGCCCGCACCGGCACCGGACCGCCGCACGACGGTCAGCTCGCCCCTGCTCGGCACGTTCTACTCGCGCCCCGAGCCCGGTGCCGAGCCCTTCGTCGCCGTCGGCTCCCAGGTCGACGAGACGACGGTGGTCTGCATCGTCGAGGTGATGAAGATGATGAACTCGGTCCAGGCGGGGGTCCGGGGCACGATCGTCGAGTGCCTCGTCTCGGACGGGGAGCTCGTCGAGGCCAACGGGCCGCTGTTCGCCGTCGAGCCCGCCCCCGCGCCGTGA
- a CDS encoding hydantoinase B/oxoprolinase family protein, whose product MTTSSATIDPVSASVIGGSLSSIAIEMGYRLTRMSYSSIIRESEDFGCAICDDQGRQLCVSTQSTPLQSAPIPGYVAGINRRFAELGDTWQPGDVVIHNHPYYGSSHQPDVGLVVPVFVEDRLVGFSVTTAHHLDLGALSPGSCGIVDAGDTFAEGLHLNAVKVQEGGRRVESAWRIIADNTRVPRLVVGDLEAQVAAATFGAERFRELIAEHGLDRVVAASEHLMDHSERMLRQAIEAIGDGRYEAEGILDGFLDHPDPGYRDLAIKVAITVSGSDLHVDLTGTAPQVDLPINMPFVGTVDAAVYVTLRSLLLDSATSDPVATNSGLFRPITIEAPLGTLANPRFPAPTIARFCSGNIVAATVMRALAPVLPEAVSAGIGNLKVTAFSGEADGAAWVYMDIMEGSYGGRFGKDGIDAVDTLYANTRNNPVEDIESHYPLRVTRYELSDRGAGAGRWRGGLGSVREFEFLADGGFSMEGDGSSSAPPGLFGGADGTPGRVVLDPGTDAERDLPSNSPYRKAAAGTVLRLVGPSGGGYGDPALRAPEASARDDADGIAVTGG is encoded by the coding sequence ATGACCACGTCCAGCGCGACCATCGACCCCGTCAGCGCGTCGGTCATCGGCGGCAGCCTGAGCTCGATCGCGATCGAGATGGGCTACCGCCTGACGCGCATGTCGTACTCGTCGATCATCCGCGAGTCCGAGGACTTCGGCTGCGCGATCTGCGACGACCAGGGCCGCCAGCTGTGCGTCTCGACGCAGTCGACGCCGCTGCAGTCCGCGCCGATCCCCGGCTACGTCGCCGGCATCAACCGGCGCTTCGCCGAGCTCGGCGACACGTGGCAGCCGGGCGACGTGGTCATCCACAACCATCCGTACTACGGCTCGTCGCACCAGCCCGACGTGGGTCTGGTCGTGCCCGTGTTCGTCGAGGACCGGCTCGTCGGGTTCTCGGTGACGACGGCCCACCACCTCGACCTCGGTGCGCTCAGTCCCGGCAGCTGCGGGATCGTCGACGCCGGCGACACCTTCGCCGAGGGCCTGCACCTCAACGCGGTCAAGGTGCAGGAGGGCGGCCGGCGGGTCGAGAGCGCGTGGCGGATCATCGCCGACAACACGCGCGTTCCGCGACTCGTCGTCGGCGACCTCGAGGCGCAGGTCGCCGCGGCGACGTTCGGCGCCGAGCGCTTCCGCGAGCTGATCGCCGAGCACGGCCTCGATCGCGTCGTCGCCGCATCCGAGCACCTGATGGACCACTCGGAGCGGATGCTGCGCCAGGCGATCGAGGCGATCGGCGACGGCCGCTACGAGGCCGAGGGGATCCTCGACGGCTTCCTCGACCATCCCGATCCGGGCTACCGCGACCTCGCGATCAAGGTCGCGATCACCGTGAGCGGATCCGACCTGCACGTCGACCTGACCGGCACCGCGCCGCAGGTCGACCTGCCGATCAACATGCCGTTCGTCGGCACGGTCGACGCGGCGGTGTACGTCACGCTGCGGTCGCTGCTGCTCGACTCGGCCACGAGCGATCCCGTCGCGACCAACTCCGGGCTGTTCCGGCCGATCACGATCGAGGCACCGCTCGGCACGCTCGCCAACCCGCGCTTCCCCGCGCCGACGATCGCCCGGTTCTGCTCGGGCAACATCGTCGCCGCGACCGTCATGCGCGCCCTCGCGCCGGTGCTGCCCGAGGCGGTCTCCGCGGGGATCGGCAATCTCAAGGTGACCGCGTTCTCCGGCGAGGCGGACGGGGCCGCCTGGGTCTACATGGACATCATGGAGGGCAGCTACGGCGGGCGCTTCGGCAAGGACGGGATCGACGCCGTCGACACGCTGTACGCGAACACGCGCAACAACCCGGTCGAGGACATCGAGTCGCACTATCCGCTGCGGGTGACGCGCTACGAGCTGTCCGACCGCGGCGCGGGCGCGGGGCGGTGGCGGGGTGGCCTGGGCTCGGTGCGCGAGTTCGAGTTCCTCGCCGACGGCGGCTTCTCCATGGAGGGCGACGGCAGCAGCAGCGCGCCCCCCGGCCTGTTCGGCGGCGCCGACGGCACGCCGGGCCGCGTGGTGCTCGACCCGGGCACGGACGCCGAGCGCGATCTGCCGTCCAACAGCCCGTACCGCAAGGCGGCCGCGGGTACGGTCCTGCGGCTCGTCGGCCCCAGCGGCGGCGGGTACGGAGATCCCGCGCTGCGCGCCCCGGAGGCCTCCGCGCGCGACGATGCCGACGGCATCGCCGTGACGGGCGGATGA
- a CDS encoding IclR family transcriptional regulator, with product MTGPSRERPAYPIESVDNALRLLLTYRDRTAIRVSEAGEAMGVAPSTAHRLLAMLQYHGFVTQDEQSRAYLAGPALVDLGLAVVGRMDIRDAARPHLEALCRDVGETVHLAVLRDNEVLFVDSVETTKAVRVGSRTGETMPAHCTSIGKALLAELPADRLRELYPTPRIKGRTEKSISTRARLERELEDIRAVGYATNFGESESELSAVGMAIQGAVGTRAAVSISAPVSRLDGEAIRALAGPLGACVEQIGAELYVPRT from the coding sequence ATGACCGGACCGTCCCGGGAGCGCCCTGCCTATCCGATCGAATCGGTCGACAATGCGCTGAGGCTGCTGCTCACCTACCGGGACCGAACGGCGATCCGGGTCTCCGAGGCGGGCGAGGCGATGGGCGTGGCCCCGTCGACGGCCCACCGGCTTCTGGCCATGCTGCAGTACCACGGGTTCGTGACGCAGGACGAGCAGTCGCGCGCCTACCTCGCCGGACCTGCGCTGGTCGATCTCGGTCTTGCCGTCGTCGGGCGGATGGACATCCGCGATGCGGCCCGTCCCCATCTGGAGGCCCTCTGCCGTGACGTCGGCGAGACGGTCCATCTCGCCGTCCTGCGCGACAACGAGGTCCTGTTCGTCGACAGCGTCGAGACGACGAAGGCGGTGCGCGTCGGCTCGCGCACGGGCGAGACCATGCCGGCGCACTGCACCTCGATCGGCAAGGCGCTGCTCGCGGAGCTGCCTGCGGATCGCCTGCGCGAGCTCTACCCGACGCCCCGGATCAAGGGACGGACCGAGAAGTCGATCTCGACCCGGGCGCGCCTGGAGCGAGAGCTGGAGGACATCCGCGCGGTGGGCTACGCGACGAACTTCGGCGAGAGCGAGTCGGAGCTCAGCGCGGTGGGGATGGCCATCCAGGGAGCGGTCGGCACGCGCGCGGCGGTCAGCATCTCCGCGCCGGTCTCGCGGCTGGACGGCGAGGCCATCCGCGCGCTGGCCGGGCCGCTGGGGGCCTGCGTGGAGCAGATCGGCGCCGAGTTGTACGTTCCGCGAACCTGA